In one Mucilaginibacter sp. PAMB04168 genomic region, the following are encoded:
- a CDS encoding discoidin domain-containing protein, giving the protein MIRKSIITVLLLVTHVLAFGQAAPKPYGVLPSARQIGWHETEMYCIIHYGLDTYTDKEWGYGNESPELLNPSKFSALQIVNAAKKGGFKGVVVVAKHHDGFCLWPTKTTSHNISKSPYRKGKGDMIKEYELACKKLGMKLGLYCSPWDRNNATYGKPAYVDIYRQQLKELYANYGQLFMSWHDGANGGDGYYGGANETRKIDRTTYYGWDSTWAITRKMQPLANIFGDVGPDVRWVGNEEGRAGTTHWATYTPQAPDEGKLPANGYVKYWEGVEGTRNGKYWIPAECDVPLRPGWFYHKAQDGQTKSPYYLLNLYYESVGRGANLDLGISPNHDGVISSEDEQILEEFGKLLKQTFAINLLKGAKLTASNVRGGNTAKYGTQNLLDGNRYTYWATNDNVTKPTLEIDLQTAKTFNVIQLRENIKLGQRIEKVALDMDVNGEWKEIAGATSIGANRLIRLSKNVTARKLRLRILQSPVCIAISELGIYKEPVHLSVPMITRSGKGLVTLSTEAPVSSIHYTVDGTAPTPQSPVYDEPFALPDGGVIKARSFETKQQYSEIATRQFGLIKTGWKALTSSTGTGTSQKAIDDHEDTFWSSTGPASAVTNLPQDFVVDMGTSQLIKAFTYLPRQDKKADGIIDNYSYAVSTDGVNWKVAAEGEFANIKSNPIEQTVQLSAPVSARYFKLTGKHVVSGSGITIAEIGVNIK; this is encoded by the coding sequence ATGATACGAAAATCCATCATAACAGTTTTGTTGCTTGTTACTCATGTTTTGGCATTTGGTCAGGCTGCTCCCAAACCATACGGCGTATTGCCCTCAGCCCGGCAAATTGGCTGGCACGAAACCGAGATGTACTGCATCATTCATTACGGATTAGACACCTATACAGATAAAGAATGGGGGTATGGTAATGAAAGTCCCGAACTGTTAAATCCCTCAAAATTCAGCGCGTTGCAAATTGTAAATGCTGCTAAAAAGGGCGGCTTTAAAGGCGTAGTAGTAGTGGCCAAGCATCATGATGGTTTTTGCTTATGGCCCACCAAAACTACGTCACATAACATCAGCAAAAGCCCTTACCGGAAGGGGAAAGGCGATATGATTAAAGAGTATGAATTGGCTTGTAAAAAGCTGGGTATGAAATTAGGTTTGTACTGTTCGCCCTGGGACCGCAACAATGCCACTTATGGCAAGCCAGCTTACGTCGACATTTACCGTCAGCAATTGAAAGAGCTGTACGCCAACTACGGGCAGCTTTTCATGTCATGGCATGATGGTGCAAACGGCGGTGATGGGTATTACGGCGGTGCTAATGAAACACGTAAAATAGACCGTACTACTTATTATGGCTGGGACAGCACCTGGGCCATAACCCGCAAAATGCAGCCACTGGCCAATATATTCGGAGATGTTGGCCCGGATGTACGCTGGGTAGGTAACGAGGAAGGGCGCGCCGGAACCACGCATTGGGCAACTTATACTCCGCAGGCCCCTGATGAAGGCAAATTGCCTGCTAACGGGTACGTAAAGTATTGGGAGGGGGTAGAAGGCACGCGTAACGGTAAATACTGGATACCAGCTGAATGTGATGTGCCTTTAAGACCCGGATGGTTTTACCACAAAGCGCAAGACGGCCAAACTAAGTCGCCGTATTATTTGCTCAACCTGTATTATGAAAGTGTAGGCCGTGGCGCTAATTTGGATCTGGGTATATCACCCAATCATGATGGCGTGATAAGCAGCGAAGATGAGCAAATATTAGAGGAATTTGGTAAATTGCTAAAGCAAACGTTCGCCATTAATTTACTTAAAGGAGCCAAGCTTACCGCAAGTAATGTAAGGGGAGGTAATACAGCAAAGTATGGCACGCAAAATTTGTTAGATGGGAACCGTTACACTTACTGGGCAACCAATGATAATGTGACCAAACCTACGCTGGAGATTGATCTGCAAACTGCCAAAACTTTTAATGTAATACAGCTTCGTGAAAATATTAAGCTGGGCCAGCGTATCGAAAAAGTGGCCTTGGATATGGATGTTAATGGTGAATGGAAAGAAATAGCCGGAGCCACCAGTATAGGGGCTAACAGGCTTATCCGTTTAAGCAAAAACGTTACGGCCCGAAAATTAAGGCTTCGCATATTGCAATCGCCGGTATGTATTGCCATAAGCGAATTAGGTATCTACAAAGAGCCGGTTCATTTATCGGTTCCAATGATAACACGAAGTGGTAAAGGCTTGGTTACCTTAAGCACCGAAGCCCCGGTGAGTAGCATACATTATACTGTAGATGGAACAGCGCCAACGCCACAGTCGCCGGTGTATGACGAGCCTTTTGCGCTACCTGATGGTGGTGTAATTAAAGCCCGAAGTTTTGAGACAAAACAGCAATACAGCGAAATAGCTACACGTCAGTTCGGCCTTATTAAAACAGGTTGGAAAGCGCTTACATCAAGTACTGGTACAGGCACATCTCAGAAAGCAATTGATGATCATGAAGATACGTTTTGGAGTAGTACAGGGCCAGCCTCGGCTGTAACTAATTTGCCGCAAGATTTTGTGGTAGACATGGGCACAAGCCAACTCATTAAAGCATTCACTTATTTACCGCGTCAGGATAAAAAGGCAGACGGCATCATTGATAATTATAGTTACGCTGTTAGTACAGATGGCGTAAACTGGAAAGTGGCTGCCGAAGGTGAGTTTGCTAATATAAAATCTAACCCCATTGAACAAACAGTGCAGTTAAGCGCACCGGTAAGCGCCCGTTATTTTAAGCTAACCGGCAAACACGTGGTTAGTGGCAGCGGCATTACGATAGCTGAAATTGGGGTAAACATCAAATAA
- a CDS encoding GH92 family glycosyl hydrolase, whose product MNQWYKIVIALVLNCSLAQAQHKAVTQVPNLTQYVNPMIGTGFHGHVFVGANVPFGAVQLGPTNIGEGWDWSSGYHYSDSTIVGFQHTHLSGTGIGDLGDISIMPITGPINVFKGSLKNKAGGYYSLFSHEEEVVKPGYYKVRLSKYDIQAELTATTRVGFHQYTFPKSSQAHIIIDLGAGIADHATETYIKQVNATTVTGYRFSKGWASKQRIYFAAVFSKAPSGFGIYEDTTRITGIQHKGVNVKGVVSYAVQPGEKILVKVGISPVSAENALLNIDRELPDWNFKQTVSAANEAWNKQLQIIFIKTDSATQRIKFYTAMYHNLMAPSVFNDVNGQYQGTDGKLHTAPFTNLTTFSLWDTYRAANPLYTLTQPKQVGHMINSMLAIYQQQGKLPVWHLMANETNTMVGNSAIPVVADAFLKGIKSFDKNLAYEAVKATAMRNDRGLNFVNTLGYIPADSTVESVAMGLEYAIDDWCIAQMALKMNRPSDYAYFKKRSAYYRNYFNKETNFMQGRVSNTQWRTPFSPFVSRHMKDDYTEGNAWQYTWLVPHDVEGLTELLGGQTAFSSKLDLFFLAKGDMGKEVSGDISGLIGQYAHGNEPSHHIAYLYAYAGKPWRTAKQVRYILNKFYTTKPDGIIGNEDVGQMSAWYIFSSLGFYPANPANGAYVFGSPTVNEAVLNLPGGKVFNISVKNNSPVNIYIQKVLLNGVRYNKSYLPHKTIVAGGNMVIVMGSKPSPIWGVNKQDRPVSSKVYQ is encoded by the coding sequence ATGAACCAGTGGTATAAAATAGTTATAGCCTTAGTTCTCAATTGCAGCCTTGCACAGGCACAGCATAAAGCAGTAACGCAAGTGCCTAACTTAACTCAGTACGTAAATCCAATGATTGGTACAGGTTTTCATGGTCATGTGTTTGTTGGGGCTAATGTTCCTTTTGGAGCAGTGCAACTCGGGCCAACCAATATTGGTGAAGGGTGGGACTGGTCTTCAGGGTATCATTACTCTGATTCTACTATAGTAGGGTTCCAGCATACACATTTAAGCGGCACGGGCATAGGCGATTTAGGCGACATTTCCATCATGCCAATCACCGGGCCCATTAATGTATTTAAAGGCAGTCTTAAAAATAAAGCTGGTGGTTATTACTCATTGTTTTCTCACGAAGAAGAAGTGGTAAAACCCGGCTATTACAAGGTAAGGCTTAGCAAATACGACATCCAGGCGGAACTAACGGCCACAACCAGGGTTGGTTTTCATCAATATACGTTTCCAAAGTCGTCGCAGGCGCACATTATTATTGATTTGGGTGCAGGCATAGCCGATCATGCTACCGAAACTTACATTAAACAAGTAAATGCCACTACGGTTACCGGATACCGATTTTCAAAAGGATGGGCCAGTAAACAACGTATCTATTTTGCTGCTGTGTTTTCCAAAGCACCATCAGGGTTTGGCATTTATGAAGATACTACGCGTATTACAGGCATTCAGCACAAGGGTGTTAATGTAAAAGGCGTAGTAAGCTATGCCGTGCAACCTGGTGAGAAAATACTGGTTAAGGTAGGCATATCGCCGGTAAGCGCTGAAAATGCTTTACTTAACATTGATAGGGAGTTGCCCGACTGGAACTTTAAGCAAACAGTTAGCGCTGCTAATGAGGCCTGGAATAAACAATTACAAATTATCTTCATCAAAACCGATTCAGCAACGCAGCGGATTAAGTTTTACACCGCCATGTATCATAACTTAATGGCGCCTTCAGTATTTAACGATGTAAACGGGCAGTACCAGGGTACAGACGGCAAGTTACATACCGCACCATTTACCAACCTAACTACGTTTTCCTTATGGGATACCTACCGGGCAGCTAACCCGCTTTACACCCTTACCCAACCAAAGCAAGTTGGCCACATGATTAATTCAATGCTGGCTATATACCAGCAACAAGGAAAATTACCGGTATGGCACTTAATGGCTAACGAAACCAACACAATGGTAGGCAATAGTGCCATACCCGTTGTGGCAGATGCATTTTTAAAGGGCATAAAGAGCTTTGATAAAAACCTGGCCTACGAAGCTGTTAAGGCCACCGCCATGCGAAACGACAGGGGATTGAACTTTGTAAATACCTTAGGCTATATTCCGGCCGATAGTACTGTAGAATCCGTAGCGATGGGGCTGGAATATGCCATTGACGACTGGTGTATAGCGCAAATGGCCTTGAAGATGAATAGACCGTCTGACTACGCATATTTCAAAAAACGTAGCGCTTATTATCGTAATTACTTTAACAAGGAAACCAACTTTATGCAAGGGCGGGTTTCCAACACACAATGGCGCACTCCCTTTAGTCCGTTTGTTTCACGGCACATGAAGGATGATTACACGGAGGGAAACGCCTGGCAATATACATGGCTTGTGCCTCATGATGTAGAAGGCTTAACCGAATTGTTAGGTGGCCAAACAGCATTTAGCTCTAAACTCGATTTGTTCTTTTTAGCGAAAGGCGATATGGGTAAAGAAGTTTCGGGCGATATATCCGGACTAATTGGCCAGTATGCTCATGGTAACGAACCCAGCCATCACATTGCATATTTATATGCTTATGCAGGAAAACCCTGGAGAACAGCGAAACAGGTAAGGTACATACTCAACAAATTTTACACTACCAAACCCGACGGAATTATAGGTAATGAGGATGTGGGGCAAATGTCTGCCTGGTACATATTTTCAAGTTTAGGATTTTATCCGGCTAACCCTGCTAATGGAGCTTACGTTTTTGGCAGCCCTACGGTAAATGAGGCAGTTTTAAACTTGCCTGGCGGTAAGGTGTTCAACATTTCCGTAAAAAATAACAGCCCTGTCAATATCTACATACAAAAGGTTTTGCTTAATGGTGTACGCTACAATAAATCATACCTGCCGCATAAAACAATAGTTGCTGGTGGCAATATGGTTATAGTAATGGGCAGCAAACCTTCGCCAATATGGGGGGTAAACAAGCAAGACAGACCTGTATCAAGCAAAGTATATCAATAA
- a CDS encoding glycoside hydrolase family 2 TIM barrel-domain containing protein — protein sequence MNLTQLKACKGRIIIVYLITLVAFLGSSLSFAQNRYELNSGWKCNPVGKVTETGNMISSATYSLAGWQPAVVPGTVLTTMLANKQIPDPFWGMNNKKIPDIYSTGAQYYTYWFVKDFKEQQPSGKQQVWLTFRGINYSCDIYLNGKKVNATPFKGMFLRKSFNVTSLLSANGNNRLAVIVYPADVPGNPNGGQGGDGTIARNVSHQYTAGWDWIRPIADRNTGIWDKVYIEKTGVVNLKDPHVVTLVKGKRLPDGPQQPALIQVSASLQNTSSKKVEGVLQYSIDGKMVSKQVSIAPNTQADVELPVFKLNNPHLWWPAGYGKQEQYTINLQFVEKGSMASDAEKITFGIREIQAEWNPLTMSKQVLVNGQKIFIKGGNWIISDAMLRFSEKRYDAEIRFHRDMNLNLLRIWGGALVERPEFYEACDRYGLLVMQDFWMSGDCNGRWVDPMKLEDQWTRRQYPDDHHLFLESAADMIKMVRNHPSLAIWCGGNEITPPGDILTPLRDSILPKLDGTRWFIEFSNSDEMSYNSIGGNGDGPYTIQPISTFWEKRTFPFNSEVGSVGVGDYESLERFIPKENMRVPVPRPGQNPNEDADSVWTYHTYTGVGYEQMLEPYGKPADIEDFTRKAQLVNYDQYRGLIEGFSSHMWDWYTGVIIWKTQNPWTAMRGQMYDYYLDPNACLYGLKTGSKPLNAMCNPVDGMVMIANNDFKPRRNIMLVIKTYDITGKEKLFTSIFAYVGPSSVQKISSVKKEIEVMAKNHGGFLHLELFDENQKSIGENLYWFPDDKGMYSGLNMMKKITPQVTARQVQKGKIEVTMSNVAGNPVAFFNRLSLLDPKTGKRLLPVFYSDNYVSVLPGKNKIVTIDYTPETGATLPTLSVKGWNVDEQKITIK from the coding sequence ATGAACCTAACACAATTAAAAGCTTGCAAAGGCAGGATAATTATAGTTTACTTGATAACGCTTGTGGCTTTTTTGGGGAGTAGTTTATCTTTTGCCCAAAACCGGTACGAACTTAATAGCGGGTGGAAATGTAATCCGGTTGGCAAAGTTACTGAAACGGGTAATATGATATCATCGGCCACTTATTCGTTGGCTGGTTGGCAGCCTGCCGTAGTACCTGGAACGGTGCTAACCACTATGCTGGCCAACAAACAAATACCTGACCCTTTTTGGGGAATGAACAACAAGAAAATCCCGGATATTTACAGCACAGGCGCTCAATACTATACTTATTGGTTTGTAAAGGATTTTAAGGAACAACAGCCCTCAGGCAAGCAGCAGGTTTGGCTAACCTTTAGGGGTATTAATTACAGCTGTGACATATATCTAAATGGCAAAAAAGTAAATGCTACACCCTTTAAAGGGATGTTTCTGCGTAAATCTTTCAATGTAACCAGCTTGCTTTCGGCCAATGGCAATAATCGTTTAGCAGTAATAGTTTATCCTGCCGATGTACCCGGCAATCCTAACGGCGGGCAAGGAGGCGATGGAACTATAGCCCGGAATGTGTCGCACCAGTACACGGCCGGCTGGGATTGGATAAGGCCCATTGCAGATCGTAATACAGGTATATGGGATAAAGTTTACATCGAAAAAACAGGAGTTGTAAATTTGAAGGACCCACATGTTGTCACTTTGGTAAAAGGTAAAAGACTACCCGACGGACCACAGCAACCTGCCTTGATCCAGGTGTCGGCATCACTTCAAAATACCTCGTCCAAAAAAGTAGAAGGTGTGTTGCAATATTCAATAGATGGCAAAATGGTGTCCAAACAGGTAAGCATTGCGCCTAATACCCAGGCTGATGTGGAACTGCCTGTATTTAAGCTTAATAATCCGCATTTGTGGTGGCCCGCAGGTTATGGTAAACAAGAACAATATACTATTAACCTGCAATTCGTTGAAAAGGGGAGTATGGCATCGGATGCAGAAAAGATAACTTTTGGTATACGCGAGATACAAGCCGAATGGAATCCGCTTACTATGAGTAAGCAAGTTTTGGTAAACGGTCAAAAAATATTCATCAAAGGCGGCAACTGGATCATCTCAGATGCCATGCTCCGGTTCTCTGAAAAACGCTATGATGCCGAGATCAGGTTCCATCGGGATATGAACCTCAACTTACTGAGGATATGGGGCGGTGCATTGGTGGAGCGCCCTGAGTTTTACGAAGCCTGCGACCGCTATGGACTGCTGGTAATGCAGGATTTTTGGATGTCGGGCGATTGCAATGGCCGTTGGGTTGACCCTATGAAACTTGAAGACCAGTGGACGCGCCGGCAATATCCGGATGATCATCATTTGTTCCTCGAGTCGGCTGCGGATATGATAAAAATGGTGCGTAACCATCCTTCACTGGCTATATGGTGCGGTGGAAATGAAATCACACCGCCCGGAGACATTCTAACCCCTTTGCGCGATTCAATACTGCCCAAACTTGATGGTACACGCTGGTTCATTGAGTTTTCCAACTCCGACGAAATGTCGTACAATAGCATTGGTGGCAACGGCGATGGTCCGTATACCATACAACCTATTAGTACATTTTGGGAAAAAAGAACCTTTCCTTTTAATTCCGAAGTTGGTTCGGTAGGCGTGGGTGACTACGAATCCTTAGAACGCTTTATACCGAAGGAAAACATGCGGGTACCGGTTCCACGCCCCGGCCAAAATCCTAACGAAGACGCTGATTCTGTATGGACGTATCATACCTATACAGGCGTAGGGTATGAGCAAATGCTTGAACCCTACGGAAAACCGGCAGATATAGAGGATTTTACGCGCAAGGCTCAGCTGGTTAACTATGATCAGTATCGCGGATTGATAGAGGGCTTTAGCTCCCACATGTGGGATTGGTATACGGGTGTGATCATATGGAAAACCCAGAACCCGTGGACGGCCATGCGCGGGCAGATGTATGATTATTACCTGGACCCAAATGCTTGCTTATACGGGTTAAAAACCGGCAGTAAGCCTTTAAACGCAATGTGCAACCCGGTTGATGGTATGGTAATGATTGCCAACAACGATTTTAAGCCGCGCCGTAACATAATGCTTGTTATTAAAACATATGATATTACGGGTAAAGAAAAGCTGTTTACAAGCATATTTGCCTATGTGGGGCCAAGCAGCGTTCAAAAGATCTCGTCGGTAAAAAAAGAAATAGAAGTAATGGCGAAAAATCATGGCGGCTTTTTGCACCTCGAGCTGTTTGATGAGAACCAAAAATCAATAGGTGAAAATTTATACTGGTTCCCTGATGATAAAGGCATGTACTCGGGCCTTAATATGATGAAAAAGATAACGCCGCAGGTAACTGCTCGTCAAGTGCAAAAAGGAAAAATTGAGGTAACGATGAGCAATGTGGCAGGTAATCCCGTTGCGTTCTTTAACCGTTTGTCTTTACTTGATCCCAAAACGGGTAAACGGCTGCTTCCGGTATTTTACAGTGATAATTATGTATCAGTATTACCGGGCAAAAACAAAATAGTTACTATAGATTACACACCCGAAACAGGTGCAACTTTACCGACGCTTTCAGTGAAGGGCTGGAACGTAGATGAGCAAAAAATCACTATTAAATAA
- a CDS encoding glycoside hydrolase family 3 N-terminal domain-containing protein: protein MRKIVYLWLTLLIAVNVQAQNKPLYKNATAPVNRRVADLLNRMTLEEKVGQLSVLLGWEMYEKNGNQVTVSAVFKKALKEQYTGMLWATLRADPWTKKTLLNGLNPELAARATNAIQKYAIENTRLGIPVFIAEECPHGHMAIGTTVFPTAIGQSSTWNPALIQNMATVIAKEARLQGTHIGYGPILDLAREPRWSRLEETYGEDAVLNSAMGQAVVKGFQGNSLSSGINVIATLKHFTAYGVPEGGHNGSSVSIGNRELHQSFLPPFKAAVKAGALSVMTAYNSIDGVPCSANPVLLKDVLRTDWGFNGFVVSDLGSISGLETNHKVAASAEAAAALAINSGLDADLSGYGYGPALIKAAKAGSVATAVIDTAVARILKLKFEMGLFEKPYVDVALAKNGVKTAKNIQLARQVAHESIILLKNDRGTLPLKRTLKSIAVIGPNADNMYNQLGDYTAPQDEASVITVVQGLRAKLPTTTNISYVKGCSVRDTSFNEIAKAVEVARKSEIAIVVLGGSSARDFKTKYESTGAAQVTANTISDMESGEGFDRSTLDLMGKQLKLLQEIVKTGTPVVLVLIEGRPLDINWPAEHVPAIINAWYPGMQGGNAIADVLFGDYNPAGRLPVSVPKSVGQLPVYYNYKKPSPHNYIETDSKPLYPFGYGLSYAKFDYSNLLISKIQGASGSSISVKFNIKNVSNREGDEVVQLYLTDDVSSVVTANKQLKKFSRIHLKAYEDKSVEFLLNEEDLQILDMNMKWVVEPGSFSVMVGASSADVKLTGSFSIGDGKK, encoded by the coding sequence ATGAGAAAAATAGTTTATTTATGGCTCACGCTTCTTATTGCTGTTAACGTACAGGCTCAAAATAAGCCGTTATATAAAAATGCTACTGCGCCCGTGAACCGACGGGTAGCCGATTTATTAAACCGCATGACACTTGAAGAAAAGGTTGGTCAGCTATCGGTGCTTTTAGGTTGGGAGATGTATGAGAAGAATGGCAACCAGGTTACGGTAAGCGCAGTGTTTAAAAAAGCTTTAAAAGAGCAGTATACTGGCATGCTTTGGGCTACGCTGCGTGCCGACCCTTGGACAAAAAAAACACTCTTAAACGGACTTAACCCCGAGCTTGCCGCACGTGCTACCAACGCGATTCAGAAATATGCAATAGAAAACACACGTTTAGGCATCCCTGTTTTTATTGCGGAAGAGTGCCCACATGGACATATGGCCATAGGGACTACCGTTTTTCCGACTGCTATAGGCCAAAGCAGCACCTGGAATCCTGCTCTTATACAAAATATGGCAACTGTTATTGCTAAAGAAGCGCGTTTACAAGGCACACATATAGGCTATGGGCCCATACTTGATCTGGCACGCGAGCCTCGCTGGTCGCGCTTAGAAGAAACTTATGGCGAAGATGCCGTTCTGAATAGTGCCATGGGGCAGGCTGTGGTTAAAGGTTTTCAGGGAAATAGCCTGTCGTCGGGTATAAATGTAATTGCTACCCTCAAACATTTTACGGCTTACGGGGTACCCGAGGGAGGGCATAACGGCAGCAGTGTAAGCATAGGTAACAGGGAGCTGCACCAATCGTTCTTGCCGCCCTTCAAGGCCGCCGTAAAAGCTGGAGCATTATCAGTAATGACGGCTTATAATTCTATTGATGGGGTGCCTTGCTCGGCTAACCCGGTGCTTCTTAAAGATGTGCTACGCACCGATTGGGGATTTAACGGTTTTGTTGTGTCTGACTTGGGAAGTATAAGCGGGCTTGAAACTAATCATAAAGTAGCGGCAAGTGCCGAAGCTGCCGCAGCATTGGCCATAAACTCGGGCCTTGATGCTGATTTGAGTGGTTATGGTTATGGGCCTGCTCTTATAAAAGCAGCTAAAGCAGGTAGCGTAGCTACAGCAGTAATTGATACAGCTGTGGCCCGCATACTAAAACTTAAGTTTGAAATGGGCTTGTTCGAAAAGCCTTATGTGGATGTAGCCCTAGCAAAAAATGGAGTTAAGACGGCTAAAAATATCCAGTTAGCAAGACAGGTTGCACACGAGTCTATTATTTTGCTTAAAAATGATAGGGGTACGCTGCCGCTTAAACGAACATTGAAGAGCATTGCCGTAATAGGTCCTAATGCAGATAATATGTATAACCAATTGGGTGACTATACGGCTCCGCAGGATGAAGCAAGTGTAATTACCGTTGTTCAAGGGCTGCGAGCCAAGTTGCCGACCACAACAAATATTAGCTATGTAAAAGGATGTTCTGTTAGGGATACTTCTTTTAATGAAATAGCAAAAGCGGTTGAGGTAGCCAGGAAATCTGAGATAGCTATTGTAGTATTAGGCGGATCGAGCGCACGTGACTTTAAAACCAAGTATGAAAGCACTGGCGCAGCGCAGGTAACTGCAAACACCATAAGTGATATGGAAAGCGGTGAAGGCTTTGATAGATCTACCCTTGACCTAATGGGTAAGCAGCTAAAGCTTTTACAAGAAATAGTTAAAACCGGTACGCCTGTGGTTTTGGTACTGATAGAAGGCAGGCCGCTTGATATAAACTGGCCGGCCGAACATGTTCCGGCTATTATTAACGCATGGTACCCGGGCATGCAAGGTGGCAATGCTATTGCAGATGTGCTTTTTGGCGATTACAACCCTGCCGGGCGATTGCCTGTTTCGGTACCTAAATCTGTTGGGCAGCTCCCTGTTTATTATAACTACAAAAAGCCCAGCCCGCATAACTATATCGAAACTGATTCTAAACCACTATATCCTTTTGGTTATGGCTTAAGCTATGCAAAATTTGACTATAGTAACCTTTTGATTAGTAAAATACAAGGTGCATCAGGTTCTTCTATCAGTGTAAAATTCAATATCAAAAACGTAAGCAATCGTGAGGGGGACGAGGTTGTACAGTTGTATCTGACCGACGACGTTAGCTCCGTAGTAACCGCCAACAAGCAGCTTAAAAAGTTTAGTCGTATACACCTGAAAGCTTATGAAGATAAATCTGTTGAATTTTTACTCAACGAGGAAGACCTGCAAATACTCGATATGAATATGAAATGGGTAGTTGAGCCGGGCAGCTTTTCGGTAATGGTTGGCGCCTCATCGGCCGATGTGAAACTAACCGGAAGTTTCAGTATTGGCGATGGTAAGAAATAA
- a CDS encoding RNA polymerase sigma-70 factor: MSQFNKLSDYNLISLLREDDDAAFKEIYDRYNSLLYIYAYRKLRDKEEARDVVQEVFTTLWTNRCSLIIQTTLSGYLYRAVLNKVLNIFRHKGFCDAYADQLQSMMSANSTTDYLIREKEIAGLIEKEITSMPPRMREVFELRRKEFLTNKEIADRLSISEHTVSTQMKKALRVLRVRFGVVSAFLYLIFG, translated from the coding sequence ATGAGCCAATTCAATAAACTCAGCGATTATAATCTGATATCCTTGTTAAGAGAGGATGATGATGCTGCGTTTAAGGAAATTTATGATCGTTATAATAGCCTGCTGTATATTTATGCCTATCGCAAATTGCGCGATAAAGAAGAAGCACGTGACGTCGTGCAGGAGGTTTTTACAACTTTATGGACAAACCGCTGCTCTTTAATTATCCAAACCACATTATCCGGCTATTTGTACCGGGCTGTGCTGAATAAAGTGCTCAACATATTCAGACATAAAGGCTTTTGTGATGCTTACGCCGATCAGTTGCAAAGTATGATGAGTGCAAACTCTACTACTGACTACCTCATTAGGGAAAAGGAAATTGCAGGGCTTATTGAAAAAGAAATTACTTCGATGCCTCCCCGTATGCGCGAAGTATTTGAACTCCGCAGGAAAGAGTTCTTGACTAATAAGGAAATTGCCGATCGGTTAAGCATATCAGAGCATACCGTATCCACGCAAATGAAAAAAGCCCTCCGGGTTTTAAGAGTGCGTTTTGGTGTTGTATCGGCATTCTTATATCTCATTTTCGGTTAA